A region of Deltaproteobacteria bacterium DNA encodes the following proteins:
- a CDS encoding DUF2007 domain-containing protein produces MKKLYTPVDESELVFLKSLFEAEGLPFYVLNDNFGSLYSGVYMNYFNAKTIMVPEEFFEDGRELILSVKTDAVFEDERRNDNNRNDNKGEYGGADFLKALVNLFSFKWLYTRSGKNEKDKDSNDL; encoded by the coding sequence ATGAAAAAACTATATACGCCTGTTGATGAATCCGAGCTTGTATTCTTAAAAAGTCTGTTCGAGGCTGAAGGGCTGCCGTTTTATGTTTTGAACGATAATTTCGGCTCGCTCTATTCGGGGGTATATATGAATTACTTTAACGCGAAAACGATAATGGTTCCCGAAGAGTTCTTCGAGGACGGAAGGGAATTGATACTCAGCGTGAAAACGGACGCGGTCTTCGAGGACGAACGCCGTAACGATAATAACCGTAACGATAATAAAGGAGAATATGGAGGGGCGGATTTTCTGAAAGCCCTTGTTAACCTTTTTTCTTTCAAATGGCTCTACACGCGTTCAGGAAAAAACGAGAAGGACAAGGACAGTAATGACCTCTGA
- a CDS encoding Re/Si-specific NAD(P)(+) transhydrogenase subunit alpha — protein MIAGVPKETYPGERRVSIVPGNVPALQKAGFVVHLETGAGLEAGFTDKMYEEEGAIILDRSQVLSKSDVILQIRAIGTNPESDAEDIKLLKQGQIVIGVIDALSNKDAVQTLRESKVRAFALELVPRITRAQSMDVLSSQANIAGYKAALIAADSLPRMFPMMMTAAGTITPARVLVVGAGVAGLQAIATCNRLGAIVSAYDIRPAVKEQVKSLGAKFVELELDTEETEDKGGYAKEMDEDFYRKQRELMGKVVAENDAVITTAAVPGKKAPVLVTEDMVSGMRPGSIIVDLAAETGGNCELTEAGKTVVKHDVSIIGPVNLPSSVPYHASQMYSKNISNLLLLMVEEEELKINMEDEIIKESIVVDDGKLVNDRVKESLGL, from the coding sequence ATGATCGCAGGCGTTCCTAAAGAGACATATCCGGGAGAAAGACGCGTTTCCATAGTTCCCGGCAACGTGCCGGCGCTGCAGAAGGCGGGCTTCGTTGTGCATCTGGAAACGGGGGCGGGACTCGAAGCGGGCTTTACAGATAAAATGTATGAAGAGGAAGGGGCTATTATACTCGACCGAAGCCAGGTGCTTTCCAAATCGGACGTCATACTTCAGATAAGAGCAATAGGCACCAACCCGGAGTCCGATGCGGAAGATATCAAGCTTCTTAAACAGGGTCAGATAGTTATAGGCGTCATAGACGCGTTGTCGAACAAGGATGCGGTTCAGACGCTCAGGGAAAGCAAAGTGAGGGCTTTCGCGCTTGAGCTTGTTCCGCGTATCACCAGGGCGCAGAGTATGGATGTTTTGTCCTCACAGGCAAACATAGCCGGCTATAAAGCGGCGCTTATAGCTGCGGATTCGCTTCCCAGGATGTTCCCCATGATGATGACAGCCGCGGGAACCATCACACCGGCGCGTGTGCTCGTGGTCGGGGCGGGTGTTGCGGGGCTACAGGCGATTGCCACTTGCAACAGGCTAGGCGCTATTGTGTCGGCCTACGATATACGCCCTGCCGTAAAGGAGCAGGTGAAAAGCCTGGGGGCCAAATTCGTCGAACTTGAGCTTGATACCGAAGAAACCGAGGACAAGGGCGGATACGCGAAAGAGATGGACGAGGATTTTTACAGGAAGCAGAGGGAACTGATGGGGAAGGTAGTAGCGGAGAACGACGCCGTGATCACGACTGCCGCAGTGCCGGGTAAAAAAGCTCCAGTGCTGGTTACGGAAGACATGGTGTCGGGAATGCGGCCCGGCTCAATTATTGTGGACCTCGCGGCAGAGACAGGAGGGAATTGTGAGCTGACCGAAGCCGGTAAAACCGTGGTGAAGCACGACGTAAGTATAATTGGCCCGGTGAACCTGCCGTCCAGCGTGCCTTATCACGCGTCTCAGATGTATTCTAAGAATATCTCCAACCTGCTTCTCCTCATGGTTGAAGAAGAGGAGCTGAAAATAAATATGGAAGACGAAATAATAAAAGAGTCTATAGTGGTGGATGACGGTAAATTGGTGAACGACCGGGTAAAGGAAAGTTTGGGACTGTAA